The following proteins are encoded in a genomic region of Nitratireductor sp. GISD-1A_MAKvit:
- the dusA gene encoding tRNA dihydrouridine(20/20a) synthase DusA: protein MAPYDHKFAVAPMIDWTDRHCRYFHRQLTGRALLYTEMIVADAAIHGDRERLLGFDQSEHPVALQLGGSDPEKLARAAEIGAGFGYDEINLNVGCPSDRVQSGTFGACLMKTPDVVAAGVAAMKARVSVPVTVKCRIGVDEQDIEPALDALADAAWSAGADALWVHARKAWLQGLSPKENREIPPLDYDRVYRLKQANPDRFIGINGGILCLDEARRHLERVDGVMLGRAAYQNPEVLAGVDALVDGGEPQPVDHSALIEAMAAYAQRHIEDGGRLSHVTRHMIGLFHGFDGARRYRQILSSQATKPGADPDVLREAFAAVDLSTRRSAA, encoded by the coding sequence ATGGCACCTTACGACCACAAATTCGCCGTCGCCCCGATGATCGACTGGACGGACCGGCACTGCCGCTATTTCCACCGTCAGCTCACGGGCAGGGCGCTTCTCTATACCGAGATGATCGTTGCCGATGCGGCCATTCACGGCGATCGCGAGCGCTTGCTCGGCTTTGATCAAAGCGAACATCCGGTGGCCCTTCAGCTTGGGGGCTCGGATCCGGAAAAACTGGCGCGGGCTGCCGAGATTGGCGCCGGCTTCGGTTATGATGAGATCAATCTCAATGTTGGCTGCCCCTCGGACCGGGTCCAGTCGGGAACTTTTGGCGCCTGTCTGATGAAGACGCCGGATGTGGTTGCCGCCGGCGTCGCAGCCATGAAGGCGCGTGTTTCGGTGCCGGTCACGGTGAAATGCCGGATCGGTGTGGACGAACAGGACATTGAACCAGCCCTTGATGCGCTGGCGGACGCGGCCTGGTCGGCAGGAGCCGACGCGCTGTGGGTCCATGCCCGCAAAGCCTGGCTGCAGGGGTTGAGCCCTAAGGAAAACCGGGAAATCCCGCCCCTCGACTATGATCGTGTCTATCGTCTCAAACAGGCCAATCCAGACAGGTTCATCGGCATCAATGGTGGGATTCTCTGCCTTGATGAGGCGCGCCGGCATCTTGAACGGGTGGACGGCGTCATGCTTGGGCGCGCTGCATACCAGAATCCAGAGGTACTGGCCGGTGTCGATGCTCTTGTGGATGGCGGCGAGCCACAGCCGGTTGATCATAGCGCACTGATCGAGGCAATGGCCGCATACGCGCAACGGCATATTGAAGACGGCGGGCGACTGTCGCATGTCACACGGCACATGATTGGCCTGTTCCATGGATTTGACGGAGCACGGCGCTATCGGCAGATCCTCTCCAGCCAGGCAACAAAACCCGGAGCGGACCCGGATGTTCTGCGCGAGGCGTTTGCCGCTGTCGATCTCAGCACGAGGCGCAGCGCGGCCTGA
- the rnr gene encoding ribonuclease R has protein sequence MSGKSKSKGRSAGKKADKATSGSVLPSRDDVLRFIKENPDRTSKRDIAKAFGLKGGDRIWLKDILRELQDEGLLKKTRKRLLRPGALPHVVVLDIFSRDAAGALLARPAEREDQDEGEGPLPLVEIRSQKGGKPAGIGDRVLARVFPTENNEGPAYTGRVMKVFEKRRQSVLGVIRKSGDGGFRIEPVERTQRELTIDDSDLNDAQDGDLVEIEPLSGGRYGPARGKVISVIGSLSSEKAVSMIAIHAHEIPHIFPDGVIAEAEAAKPATLSGREDWRDMPLITIDPADAKDHDDAVMAEPDPDEKNPGGFIATVAIADVAHYVRQGSALDREAVKRGNSVYFPDRVVPMLPERISNDLCSLREGEPRPALAVRMRFSASGRKVGHSFHRVIMRSAAKLSYQQAQNAINGEPDDKSGPLLDPILKPLWEAYAVLKRGRDDRQPLELDLPERKILLKEDGTVDRVVVPPRLDAHKLIEEFMVQANVAAAETLEAKRQALVYRVHDAPSLAKQESLREFLRTFEISLARGAQLKPAQFNAILARVRDSEHEQLVNEVVLRSQSQAVYAPENLGHFGLNLRRYAHFTSPIRRYADLIVHRALIAALGLGKDGLTKDEEARLEETAALISATERRAMAAERDTVDRLVAEHLSGRLGEEFDARISGVAKAGLFVQLPQYGADGFVPVSTLGDEYYIYDEARHAMVGERSGRGFQLGDSVSVRLVEIAPLAGAMRFEMLSKPEKLPGSMQSFHKAKGRSGRGSGKSRRASQGRRR, from the coding sequence ATCTCCGGCAAGTCGAAATCGAAGGGCCGGTCCGCCGGAAAGAAAGCGGACAAAGCGACATCCGGATCGGTCTTGCCCAGCCGTGACGACGTGCTGCGCTTCATCAAGGAAAATCCCGACCGCACATCAAAACGCGACATTGCCAAGGCTTTCGGCCTCAAGGGCGGCGACCGCATCTGGCTGAAGGACATCTTGCGCGAGCTTCAGGATGAAGGGCTTCTGAAGAAAACGCGCAAGCGCCTTCTGCGCCCCGGTGCGCTGCCGCATGTGGTTGTGCTCGATATCTTTTCGCGCGATGCCGCCGGCGCGCTTCTGGCGCGGCCTGCCGAACGCGAGGACCAGGATGAGGGCGAAGGCCCCCTGCCCCTCGTTGAAATCCGCAGCCAGAAAGGCGGCAAGCCCGCCGGCATCGGTGACCGCGTTCTGGCCCGCGTTTTTCCCACCGAAAACAACGAGGGCCCGGCCTATACGGGCCGCGTGATGAAGGTCTTCGAAAAGCGCCGGCAGAGCGTTCTGGGCGTCATCCGCAAGTCGGGGGATGGTGGTTTTCGCATCGAGCCGGTCGAGCGCACTCAACGCGAGCTCACCATCGATGACAGCGACCTGAACGATGCGCAGGACGGCGATCTGGTCGAGATCGAACCGCTCTCCGGCGGGCGCTATGGCCCGGCGCGTGGCAAGGTGATCTCGGTCATCGGCTCACTTTCCAGCGAAAAGGCGGTCTCGATGATCGCCATTCACGCCCATGAAATCCCGCACATCTTCCCCGACGGAGTGATCGCCGAGGCGGAGGCTGCGAAGCCTGCCACGCTTTCAGGCCGGGAAGACTGGCGCGACATGCCGCTCATCACAATCGATCCGGCCGATGCAAAGGACCATGACGACGCGGTCATGGCAGAGCCGGACCCCGACGAGAAAAACCCCGGCGGTTTCATCGCCACTGTCGCCATCGCCGATGTCGCGCATTATGTGCGCCAGGGTTCCGCACTTGACCGCGAGGCCGTCAAACGCGGCAATTCCGTCTATTTCCCGGACCGTGTCGTTCCAATGCTGCCCGAGCGCATTTCGAATGATCTGTGCTCGCTGCGCGAAGGCGAGCCGCGCCCCGCACTTGCCGTGCGCATGCGTTTTTCGGCTTCTGGCCGCAAGGTTGGTCACAGCTTTCACCGCGTGATCATGCGTTCTGCGGCAAAACTGTCCTACCAGCAGGCCCAGAACGCCATAAACGGCGAACCGGACGACAAATCCGGGCCGCTGCTCGACCCGATCTTGAAACCACTATGGGAAGCCTATGCGGTTTTGAAACGCGGGCGCGACGACCGTCAGCCGCTGGAACTCGATCTGCCCGAGCGCAAAATTCTACTGAAAGAGGACGGCACCGTGGATCGCGTTGTCGTTCCACCCCGTCTTGATGCGCACAAACTGATCGAAGAGTTCATGGTGCAGGCCAATGTGGCGGCTGCCGAAACGCTGGAGGCAAAGCGTCAGGCACTGGTCTACCGCGTCCACGATGCCCCCTCGCTCGCCAAGCAGGAATCCCTGCGCGAATTCCTGCGCACCTTCGAGATTTCGCTGGCGCGCGGCGCACAGCTCAAGCCGGCGCAATTCAACGCCATTCTCGCCCGTGTGCGCGACAGCGAGCACGAGCAACTCGTCAACGAGGTCGTGCTCCGCTCGCAGAGCCAGGCAGTCTATGCGCCCGAGAATCTCGGCCATTTCGGCCTCAACCTGCGGCGTTATGCGCATTTCACCTCGCCGATCCGCCGCTATGCTGACCTGATCGTTCATCGCGCCCTCATCGCGGCTCTCGGTCTTGGAAAGGATGGGCTGACAAAGGACGAGGAAGCACGGCTCGAAGAGACTGCAGCGTTGATTTCGGCGACGGAACGCCGCGCCATGGCCGCCGAGCGCGACACGGTTGACCGGCTTGTTGCAGAACATCTTTCAGGCCGTCTCGGTGAGGAATTCGATGCCCGCATTTCCGGCGTGGCCAAGGCGGGACTATTTGTCCAGTTGCCGCAATATGGTGCCGATGGTTTTGTGCCTGTCTCCACACTGGGAGACGAGTACTATATCTATGACGAGGCACGGCATGCCATGGTGGGCGAGCGCAGCGGGCGCGGCTTTCAGCTTGGCGACAGCGTGTCGGTGCGGCTTGTCGAGATCGCCCCCCTTGCTGGCGCGATGCGTTTTGAAATGTTGAGCAAGCCCGAGAAACTGCCGGGATCGATGCAATCCTTCCACAAGGCAAAGGGTCGCTCCGGGCGCGGTTCCGGCAAAAGCCGCCGCGCTTCGCAGGGCAGGAGACGATGA
- a CDS encoding NAD(P)/FAD-dependent oxidoreductase codes for MNEHIIIIGAGHAGVQAAASLREEGYEGRLTLISGDPELPYHKPPLSKAFLKAADAQPQMLRAQAFYDTQKIELLKGRRVTSVKPRPHTLTLDDGSQLHWSKLLLATGAKPRRLAVPGADLAGVFYLRDCADAARLRDALATAQKLVVIGGGFIGLEVAATAAMAGRRVDVVEAAERILGRAVSPTIARHLHAYHESLGVGISTGCGVAELRSEEGKLRSVLTSDGQELDADLVLVGIGALPETELAEKAGLVCDNGIHVDASCRTSLEDIYAIGDCVSFRYLSPERVLRLESVQNATDQARIAAKAMLGKEAFYDAVPWFWSDQGERKLQMAGLSLDADREVIAGDPHSAAFGVYLYSGERLVAVETVNRPGEHMMARRMLAAGFSPPVETVLEGPAALKAAMAASQ; via the coding sequence CTGAACGAACACATCATCATTATCGGAGCGGGGCATGCCGGTGTCCAGGCCGCTGCAAGCCTTCGCGAAGAAGGGTATGAGGGGCGGCTGACGCTGATATCGGGCGATCCCGAACTGCCCTATCACAAGCCACCGCTTTCCAAGGCGTTTTTGAAAGCCGCCGATGCACAACCGCAGATGCTACGCGCGCAGGCATTTTACGACACGCAGAAAATCGAGCTCCTGAAGGGGCGGCGGGTGACCAGCGTGAAACCACGCCCCCACACGCTGACGCTGGACGATGGCAGCCAGCTCCACTGGAGCAAGCTCCTGCTTGCCACCGGAGCAAAGCCGCGCCGGCTGGCGGTGCCCGGAGCGGACCTTGCCGGTGTTTTTTACCTGCGCGATTGCGCCGATGCCGCCCGGCTGCGCGATGCACTGGCCACAGCGCAGAAACTGGTCGTGATTGGTGGTGGTTTCATCGGCCTCGAAGTGGCGGCGACGGCTGCCATGGCTGGCAGGCGCGTTGACGTGGTGGAAGCGGCAGAGCGCATATTGGGGCGGGCCGTGAGCCCCACCATTGCCAGACATCTGCACGCCTATCACGAGAGCCTGGGCGTTGGAATATCGACGGGTTGCGGGGTTGCCGAACTCAGGAGCGAGGAAGGCAAACTCCGGAGCGTGCTCACTTCGGACGGTCAGGAGCTTGATGCCGATCTGGTGCTGGTGGGCATTGGCGCGTTGCCAGAGACCGAACTGGCCGAAAAAGCGGGCCTTGTCTGCGACAACGGTATCCATGTGGATGCTTCCTGCCGCACAAGCCTTGAAGACATTTATGCGATCGGAGACTGTGTCTCCTTCAGATACCTTTCCCCGGAGCGTGTGCTGCGCCTTGAATCGGTCCAGAACGCCACGGACCAAGCGCGCATCGCGGCAAAGGCAATGCTTGGAAAAGAGGCATTTTACGACGCGGTTCCATGGTTCTGGTCCGATCAGGGCGAGCGCAAGCTGCAGATGGCAGGCCTTTCGCTTGACGCGGATCGCGAGGTGATTGCAGGCGATCCCCACAGCGCCGCATTTGGCGTATATCTCTATTCCGGCGAGCGGCTTGTCGCCGTGGAGACCGTCAATCGCCCGGGCGAACACATGATGGCGCGACGGATGCTGGCGGCGGGGTTTTCTCCGCCCGTGGAGACGGTTCTGGAAGGACCGGCGGCGCTGAAGGCCGCGATGGCGGCCAGCCAATGA
- a CDS encoding DUF983 domain-containing protein, with protein MEEQVYGGAAAQKKPERPLWEAMKRGFLGRCPNCGEGKLFRAYLKTADQCTECGEEFHHHRADDLPAYLVIFIVGHVVVGAFMGMEAFTDWPGWVHLSIWVPITLIMSLALIGPIKGSIVGLQWAYYMHGFGEEDEPADTHPELGKHS; from the coding sequence ATGGAAGAACAGGTTTACGGCGGCGCTGCAGCGCAAAAGAAGCCCGAACGCCCGCTCTGGGAGGCGATGAAGCGCGGTTTTCTGGGCCGCTGCCCCAATTGCGGAGAGGGAAAGCTCTTTCGTGCTTACCTCAAAACGGCCGACCAGTGCACCGAATGCGGCGAGGAGTTCCATCATCATCGCGCAGATGATCTTCCGGCCTATCTGGTGATCTTCATCGTCGGTCATGTCGTCGTCGGTGCTTTCATGGGAATGGAGGCGTTCACCGACTGGCCAGGCTGGGTGCATCTTTCGATCTGGGTGCCCATCACGCTGATCATGTCGCTTGCCCTGATTGGCCCCATAAAGGGCTCAATTGTTGGTTTGCAGTGGGCCTACTACATGCACGGCTTTGGCGAAGAGGACGAACCGGCCGACACGCACCCGGAACTGGGAAAGCATTCGTAG
- a CDS encoding sulfite exporter TauE/SafE family protein, which translates to MNLPMGEIAMFAGALAAAGVVAGVLAGLFGIGGGAILVPVFYQVFGLVGVDEAVRMHLSVGTSLAIIVPTSLRSFRAHYLRGAVDMELLRSFVIAVPLGVVLATLVAAYVSSEGLRAIFAMIACLVGVRLLFNRETWRVGTELPANPARSLVGTLIGFLSTLMGIGGGVLNNTFMTLFNRPMHQAVATSSGVGVLISIPGLFGYVWAGWGEPLLPIASTGYVNWIAVFLIIPITLVVAPFGVRIAHALDKRKLETAFGIFLLLVAARFGWSLL; encoded by the coding sequence ATGAACCTGCCGATGGGGGAAATCGCCATGTTTGCGGGCGCGTTGGCTGCGGCTGGTGTCGTGGCAGGCGTCCTTGCCGGCCTCTTCGGTATTGGCGGCGGTGCGATCCTCGTCCCGGTCTTCTATCAGGTCTTCGGGCTCGTTGGTGTGGACGAGGCCGTGCGCATGCACCTTTCCGTCGGCACCTCGCTTGCCATCATCGTGCCGACCTCGCTGCGGTCCTTCCGCGCGCATTATCTGCGTGGGGCAGTGGATATGGAACTGCTGCGGAGTTTCGTTATCGCCGTTCCCCTGGGGGTTGTTCTGGCAACGCTCGTGGCAGCCTATGTGTCCAGCGAAGGGCTGAGGGCGATTTTCGCGATGATAGCCTGCCTGGTCGGCGTCAGGCTTCTTTTCAACCGCGAGACCTGGCGTGTGGGGACCGAGCTTCCTGCCAATCCCGCACGTTCGCTTGTTGGAACACTGATCGGTTTTCTGTCCACATTGATGGGGATTGGTGGCGGCGTGCTGAACAACACCTTCATGACGCTTTTCAACCGACCGATGCACCAGGCCGTGGCGACCTCGTCGGGCGTCGGTGTGCTGATCTCGATTCCGGGCCTTTTCGGCTATGTATGGGCCGGTTGGGGCGAGCCGCTTCTGCCGATTGCCTCCACCGGTTATGTGAACTGGATTGCTGTTTTTCTCATCATCCCGATCACGCTGGTGGTTGCACCGTTTGGTGTTCGGATTGCCCATGCACTCGACAAGAGAAAGCTTGAAACGGCATTCGGCATTTTCCTGCTTCTGGTTGCCGCGCGTTTCGGCTGGAGCCTGCTTTAG
- a CDS encoding NUDIX hydrolase: MDGLDRAAVDRAEAKDFSLGGKPMRPRDAATLILLDRSGDEVRVLMGRRHRKHAFMPGRFVFPGGRTDPADGRIPVAAGLHPEEERRLIGTGSRATPARARAVAMSAIRETYEEAGLLIGEKGPFSTTAKDWQGFADNGVRPSLSGLRYIARAITPPGRVRRFDTRFLAAWRDDVAVELPDGGPTHELEELMWLPIPRARETEVPLITRTILDDLEQRLGSDPELRPGAPVPFYSMRYNRFERKLI, encoded by the coding sequence ATGGATGGGCTCGACAGGGCTGCGGTCGACCGTGCGGAAGCAAAGGATTTCTCGCTCGGCGGAAAACCCATGCGGCCACGCGATGCGGCAACTCTCATCCTGCTTGACCGCAGCGGTGACGAGGTGCGCGTCCTGATGGGGCGTCGCCATCGCAAACACGCTTTCATGCCCGGCCGCTTCGTGTTTCCTGGCGGACGGACAGATCCTGCAGACGGTCGCATACCGGTTGCCGCCGGCCTCCATCCCGAAGAGGAACGCCGGCTGATCGGAACCGGTTCGCGTGCGACACCGGCGCGGGCACGCGCGGTCGCCATGTCGGCGATCCGCGAGACCTATGAGGAAGCCGGACTGCTGATTGGCGAGAAAGGTCCCTTCTCAACCACGGCAAAAGACTGGCAGGGGTTTGCCGACAACGGTGTGCGTCCTTCGCTATCTGGTCTGCGCTACATCGCCCGCGCAATCACGCCGCCGGGCCGTGTGCGCCGCTTCGACACCCGGTTTCTGGCCGCATGGCGCGATGATGTCGCGGTGGAACTGCCGGATGGCGGCCCGACCCACGAGCTGGAAGAGCTCATGTGGCTCCCCATCCCCCGGGCCAGGGAAACCGAGGTTCCGCTGATCACCCGCACGATACTGGACGATCTGGAGCAGCGCCTCGGCAGCGATCCGGAGCTCAGACCCGGCGCGCCCGTGCCGTTCTATTCCATGCGCTACAACCGCTTTGAGCGGAAGTTGATCTAA